One Prosthecobacter sp. SYSU 5D2 DNA window includes the following coding sequences:
- a CDS encoding PLP-dependent aspartate aminotransferase family protein, with protein MKDDPTVPSEARFETRAIHIGQDYRSETGAVIPPIYMTSTYETGNPGGFDYTRSGSPNYRNLQTTLASLENAQHCTVFASGVSAITAIAFGLKAGDTIISEQNIYGCTYRLFERVLRKFNVDIQYLDLADAANHARIAEIKPALVWLESPTNPLLKILDIAAISEVAHSVGATVVMDNTFASSLLQKPLDLGADLSLLSTTKYTNGHSDALGGAVCSNSAEWQEKMIFAQKALGLQPSPFDSWLTSRGVKTEAIRMERHSANALELATRLEARADVKSVRYPFLPSNPQYELARRQMSGGSGMMLADFGHTQDEALAFIRRLRLFTQAESLGGIESLVCHPATMTHASIPKDIREAAGVTDGLVRFSVGIEHIEDLWADIEQALKA; from the coding sequence ATGAAAGACGACCCTACAGTGCCCAGCGAGGCACGTTTTGAAACCCGAGCCATCCACATCGGCCAGGATTACCGCAGCGAGACTGGTGCGGTGATTCCGCCGATCTACATGACCTCGACCTACGAGACGGGGAATCCGGGAGGGTTTGACTATACGCGCAGCGGCAGCCCGAACTACCGCAACCTGCAGACCACGCTGGCCAGCCTGGAGAACGCGCAGCACTGCACCGTCTTCGCCAGCGGCGTGTCCGCCATTACGGCCATCGCCTTTGGCCTGAAGGCAGGGGATACGATCATCTCTGAGCAGAACATTTACGGCTGCACTTACCGTTTGTTTGAGCGGGTGCTGCGGAAGTTCAATGTGGACATCCAGTATCTGGACTTGGCGGATGCGGCCAATCATGCGCGCATTGCCGAGATCAAACCGGCGCTGGTGTGGCTGGAATCGCCCACGAATCCGCTGCTGAAGATCCTGGACATCGCGGCCATTTCAGAGGTGGCGCATAGCGTCGGCGCCACAGTGGTGATGGACAATACCTTTGCCTCCAGCCTGCTGCAAAAGCCGCTGGATCTCGGTGCGGACCTGTCCCTGCTGAGCACGACCAAGTATACCAACGGTCACTCCGATGCCCTGGGTGGTGCGGTGTGCTCCAACTCCGCCGAATGGCAGGAGAAGATGATCTTTGCCCAAAAGGCTTTGGGTTTGCAGCCGAGTCCGTTTGACTCCTGGCTGACCTCGCGTGGTGTGAAGACGGAGGCCATCCGCATGGAGCGGCACAGTGCCAATGCCCTGGAGCTGGCCACCCGGCTGGAAGCGCGGGCAGATGTGAAAAGCGTGCGCTACCCTTTCCTGCCATCCAACCCGCAGTATGAACTGGCGCGCAGGCAGATGAGCGGCGGCTCCGGCATGATGCTGGCGGACTTTGGCCACACGCAGGATGAGGCGCTGGCCTTCATCCGCCGGCTGCGTCTGTTCACCCAGGCGGAGAGCCTGGGCGGCATTGAGTCCCTGGTCTGCCACCCGGCCACGATGACCCATGCCTCCATCCCGAAAGACATCCGCGAAGCTGCCGGCGTGACCGACGGCCTGGTGCGTTTCTCCGTGGGCATCGAGCACATTGAGGACCTCTGGGCAGACATCGAGCAGGCGCTGAAAGCGTAA
- a CDS encoding EF-hand domain-containing protein, whose protein sequence is MAFSPLTLLAQVPATPPTDTTTTTTITTETPSGTATSVRTSNDNEAANQLLRNPEELFRRLDANADGILSMTEFQRVSALADGATTGRPSAASIPGTAPGTPIPSADTRVSPAPATGTAAGTNTGSPSR, encoded by the coding sequence ATGGCATTCTCCCCGCTTACCCTTCTGGCTCAGGTTCCCGCCACGCCCCCCACGGATACGACGACGACCACCACCATCACCACGGAGACACCGAGCGGCACGGCAACCTCTGTGCGCACCAGCAATGACAATGAAGCAGCGAATCAGCTTCTCAGAAATCCGGAAGAACTTTTCCGCAGGCTGGACGCCAATGCGGATGGCATTCTCAGCATGACCGAATTCCAGCGCGTCTCAGCCCTGGCTGACGGCGCCACCACGGGACGTCCAAGCGCCGCATCCATCCCCGGCACCGCTCCAGGCACGCCCATTCCATCAGCCGATACCCGCGTGAGCCCTGCTCCAGCCACGGGAACGGCTGCGGGCACCAATACGGGTTCACCTTCCCGATAA
- a CDS encoding MFS transporter produces MNETAIEQLPPEVRPQTNATETVFALLFAISFSHLLNDTIQALLPAIYPVLKESYGLTFTQLGLITLTFQCTASLLQPLVGYITDKRAMPYSLPVGMAMTLVGLISLSQAHSFVTILISSGLVGAGSAVFHPEASRIAHMAAGRRRGLAQSLFQVGGNAGSSIGPLLAAWFIVPHGQGALSWFSVIAMLGVLVLFQVGQWQARNLHRIHKRHAPVAGAAREVNDGPATRRVVAAVAVLVVLIFSKYVYLASLTSYYTFYLMDRFQVSVQQSQYYLFMFLFAVAAGTIIGGPVGDCIGRKRVIWVSILGVAPFSLWLPHAGLVTTALLSVIIGLILASAFSAILVYAQELMPGKVGMIAGLFFGLAFGIAGIGSAVLGAVADARGINFVFAACAFLPLLGLLTVFLPDVETAGEK; encoded by the coding sequence CCTGCTGCCGGCCATTTATCCGGTGCTTAAAGAATCCTATGGGCTGACCTTTACCCAGCTCGGCCTCATCACACTGACCTTTCAATGCACGGCCTCGCTGCTGCAGCCGCTGGTGGGTTACATCACGGACAAGCGGGCGATGCCTTATTCATTGCCCGTGGGCATGGCCATGACGCTGGTGGGGCTGATTTCTCTTTCCCAGGCGCACAGTTTTGTCACCATCCTGATCTCCTCCGGTCTGGTAGGGGCAGGCTCGGCGGTGTTTCACCCGGAGGCCTCACGCATCGCCCACATGGCGGCAGGCAGGCGGCGTGGGTTGGCGCAGTCCTTGTTCCAGGTGGGCGGGAATGCGGGCTCATCCATCGGTCCGCTGCTGGCAGCGTGGTTCATTGTGCCGCATGGGCAGGGTGCCCTCTCGTGGTTCTCCGTCATCGCCATGCTGGGGGTGCTGGTGCTCTTCCAGGTGGGGCAGTGGCAGGCGCGGAATCTGCACCGCATCCACAAGCGGCACGCCCCGGTGGCTGGCGCTGCGCGTGAGGTGAATGACGGCCCGGCGACCCGCCGAGTGGTGGCAGCCGTGGCAGTACTCGTAGTGCTCATCTTCTCCAAATATGTGTATCTGGCCAGCCTGACCAGCTACTATACCTTTTACCTCATGGACCGCTTCCAGGTCTCGGTGCAGCAGTCGCAGTATTACCTGTTTATGTTCCTCTTTGCCGTGGCGGCAGGGACCATCATCGGCGGGCCGGTGGGGGACTGCATCGGGCGGAAGCGGGTCATCTGGGTCTCCATCCTGGGCGTGGCGCCTTTCTCCCTGTGGCTTCCGCATGCAGGTCTGGTGACGACGGCACTGCTGAGTGTGATCATCGGCCTCATTCTAGCCTCTGCTTTTTCAGCCATCCTGGTCTATGCCCAGGAGCTGATGCCTGGAAAGGTTGGCATGATCGCCGGACTGTTTTTTGGCCTGGCCTTTGGCATCGCGGGCATCGGGTCCGCCGTTCTGGGCGCGGTCGCGGATGCGCGAGGGATCAATTTTGTCTTCGCTGCCTGTGCCTTTCTTCCCCTGCTGGGACTGCTGACGGTGTTTTTGCCGGATGTGGAAACGGCCGGGGAGAAGTGA